The Pelmatolapia mariae isolate MD_Pm_ZW linkage group LG10_11, Pm_UMD_F_2, whole genome shotgun sequence genome includes a region encoding these proteins:
- the fpr1 gene encoding chemerin-like receptor 1, giving the protein MMELMTGTPSNLFNGTDDIGSNGSMYDESTEYDYRNEHADLRHSLNTMSIVVYSLAFVLGVLGNGVVIWVTGFKMKKTVNTVWFLNLAVADFLFTAFLPLSVTYTALDFHWPFGKFMCKLNTTISFLNMFASVYILVVISVDRCVSVVWPVWAQNHRNVRKASYVSLCVWVVALILSAPYFIFRDIGPSYHNKDIINCFNNFALSDDEDTYDETQLFRHQAMIFTRFLLGFVVPFTVIVSCYAVIIHRLRRNRTLANQSSRPFKIIAAIIITFFLCWAPFHIMGLIEMANYMPEYSSEILDDITIIGLPIATSMAFLNSCLNPLLYVFMGQDFKDKVRKSILIVLESAFQEEVSRSYTYTNSMVTTRSKEKSFSDAEL; this is encoded by the coding sequence ATGATGGAGTTAATGACTGGCACCCCTTCAAATCTCTTTAATGGAACCGATGACATTGGAAGTAATGGCTCTATGTATGATGAAAGCACAGAGTATGACTACAGGAATGAGCACGCCGATTTGAGGCATTCTCTGAACACCATGTCTATCGTTGTGTACTCCCTGGCTTTTGTCCTCGGTGTGCTCGGGAATGGAGTGGTTATCTGGGTGACCGGGTTCAAGATGAAGAAAACTGTTAACACAGTTTGGTTCCTCAACCTTGCTGTGGCTGACTTCCTCTTCACTGCATTTTTGCCCCTGAGTGTGACTTACACAGCTTTGGATTTCCACTGGCCTTTTGGCAAGTTCATGTGCAAGCTGAACACCACCATCAGCTTTCTGAACATGTTTGCCAGTGTCTACATTCTGGTGGTGATCAGTGTGGACAGATGTGTGTCTGTGGTGTGGCCTGTCTGGGCTCAGAACCACCGAAATGTACGCAAGGCATCctatgtgagtctgtgtgtttggGTGGTGGCTTTGATTCTCAGTGCTCCATACTTCATCTTCAGGGACATCGGGCCATCGTATCACAATAAGGATATCATCAACTGCTTCAACAACTTTGCTCTTTCTGATGATGAAGACACATATGATGAGACTCAATTGTTTCGTCATCAGGCCATGATTTTCACGCGCTTCCTACTGGGATTTGTTGTGCCCTTTACTGTCATTGTCTCCTGTTATGCTGTTATAATCCATCGTCTCAGAAGAAACCGCACACTGGCCAATCAGTCAAGTCGCCCCTTTAAGATCATCGCTGCCATTATCATCACTTTCTTTCTGTGCTGGGCTCCCTTTCACATCATGGGTCTAATTGAGATGGCAAATTACATGCCAGAATATTCAAGTGAGATATTAGATGATATCACCATAATTGGGTTACCAATAGCCACCAGTATGGCCTTTCTCAACAGCTGCCTGAATCCACTGCTGTATGTGTTCATGGGCCAAGATTTTAAAGATAAAGTCCGCAAATCCATCCTGATTGTGCTGGAGAGTGCCTTCCAGGAAGAGGTTTCTCGCTCATACACCTATACAAACTCAATGGTCACCACTCGCAGCAAAGAGAAGTCATTTTCTGATGCTGAGTTATAA
- the has1 gene encoding hyaluronan synthase 1: MELKPLLKKLGSIIRAILTFVFALAVLGVMVWAYVQGYQLVSSMYGIISFGIYGLLLSLHVLVQSFFAFVEHQRMKSRTKPCSYTKTIGFTISAYQEDPVYLRECLNSVRALKYPPELLRIIMVIDGNSDDDQYMMDMFKEVFADQDPGYYVWNNNYHTWNPTQVQYDEENGSAMGTEGDADYVVGEDPQRKEVERLIQTKRCVCIMQKWGGKREVMYTAFKALGSSVDYIQVCDSDTKLDPLATVELCKVLESNPKYGAVGGDVMILNLKDSYISFMSSLRYWMAFNIERSCQSFFNCVSCISGPLGLYRNDILQQFLESWYNQKFLGTHCTFGDDRHLTNRMLSMGYATKYTARSKCYTETPAQFLRWLNQQTRWTKSYFREWLYNAMWWHKHHLWMTYESIVSGIFPFFVTATIIQLFWTGTLWDILWVLCCIQLIGLVKAAYACILRRNMVMVFMSLYSALYMTSLLPAKYFAILTMNKSSWGTSGRRKIVGNYIPLLPLSVWAAILLSGLGYTIYKESKVAWSTEAKKMETRFLIYGCVAYVCYWVLMMFLYFVWFHRACRKRSGSYKVNV; the protein is encoded by the exons ATGGAGCTAAAACCTTTATTGAAGAAGCTGGGTTCAATAATCCGCGCCATCCTcacttttgtctttgctttGGCCGTCCtgggtgtgatggtgtgggccTACGTTCAGGGCTATCAGCTGGTGTCGTCCATGTATGGAATCATCTCCTTTGGCATTTATGGACTTCTACTCTCTCTCCATGTGTTGGTTCAGAGCTTTTTTGCCTTTGTTGAGCACCAGCGAATGAAATCTCGAACAAAACCATGCTCCTATACCAAAACAATCGGTTTTACTATATCGGCTTACCAAGAGGACCCTGTTTATCTCAGAGAGTGCTTGAACTCAGTCAGGGCCCTCAAGTATCCCCCTGAGCTGCTGCGCATCATCATGGTGATAGATGGGAATTCAGATGATGACCAGTATATGATGGACATGTTCAAAGAGGTGTTTGCAGACCAGGATCCGGGCTACTATGTATGGAATAACAACTATCATACCTGGAATCCCACCCAGGTCCAATATGATGAAGAAAATGGCTCAGCAATGGGCACTGAAGGGGATGCTGATTATGTGGTAGGAGAGGATCCACAGAGAAAAGAAGTAGAGCGCCTGATCCAGACTAAGAGATGTGTGTGCATCATGCAGAAGTGGGGAGGCAAGCGGGAGGTGATGTACACAGCATTTAAAGCCCTGGGGTCATCAGTTGATTACATACAG GTGTGTGATTCAGATACGAAGCTGGACCCTTTGGCCACGGTGGAATTGTGCAAGGTATTGGAGAGTAATCCCAAGTATGGGGCTGTAGGAGGGGATGTGATGATCCTCAACCTTAAAGACTCTTACATCAGCTTCATGAGCAGTCTCAGGTACTGGATGGCTTTCAACATTGAAAGGTCCTGCCAGTCCTTCTTCAACTGTGTGTCCTGCATTAGTGGCCCTTTAG GTCTGTATAGGAACGATATCCTTCAGCAGTTTCTGGAATCGTGGTACAATCAGAAGTTTCTGGGAACTCATTGCACATTTGGTGACGACAGGCATCTCACCAACCGTATGCTGAGCATGGGATATGCCACTAA ATACACTGCTCGCTCAAAATGCTACACAGAAACACCTGCTCAGTTCCTTCGCTGGCTCAACCAACAGACTCGCTGGACAAAATCTTACTTCCGGGAGTGGCTCTACAATGCAATGTGGTGGCACAAGCACCATCTCTGGATGACCTATGAGTCCATCGTGTCAGGTATTTTCCCCTTCTTTGTCACGGCCACCATAATCCAGCTGTTTTGGACAGGCACTCTGTGGGACATCCTCTGGGTTCTGTGCTGCATCCAGCTTATCGGGCTGGTGAAAGCAGCCTACGCCTGCATCCTGCGGAGAAACATGGTGATGGTGTTTATGTCACTTTACTCAGCTCTCTACATGACCAGTTTGCTGCCTGCTAAGTATTTTGCCATTCTCACGATGAACAAAAGCAGCTGGGGAACATCGGGCAGGCGTAAGATTGTTGGTAACTACATTCCACTCCTTCCCCTGTCGGTGTGGGCTGCCATTTTATTAAGTGGACTCGGTTACACCATCTACAAAGAGAGCAAAGTGGCCTGGTCAACTGAGGCTAAAAAAATGGAAACTAGATTTCTTATTTATGGCTGTGTAGCCTACGTATGCTACTGGGTTCTTATGATGTTCCTCTATTTTGTGTGGTTCCACAGAGCATGTAGAAAGCGTTCTGGAAGTTACAAAGTGAACGTataa